A section of the Marinoscillum sp. 108 genome encodes:
- a CDS encoding SRPBCC domain-containing protein gives MKILAPLAENGRINPDASIRDSQSVIINAPIQKVWEVLIDMSRWPEWNGDIKSVKVDEVKDGAEFRWTLNGSTLTSTIRKVQAPELLSWTGSTKGIKAIQVWRLEDSGDNQTIVSTEESLQGFLTLFFSHQKLHTTLLKWLERLKQRVEQ, from the coding sequence ATGAAGATTTTAGCACCACTAGCCGAAAACGGAAGAATTAATCCTGATGCAAGCATTAGAGACAGCCAATCTGTCATTATCAATGCGCCGATTCAAAAGGTATGGGAGGTGCTGATCGATATGTCCCGCTGGCCAGAGTGGAATGGAGACATCAAATCAGTAAAAGTGGATGAGGTAAAAGACGGAGCTGAATTTCGCTGGACCCTTAATGGCTCCACCCTCACCTCCACCATTCGAAAAGTGCAGGCTCCTGAGCTCCTGAGCTGGACTGGTTCTACCAAAGGCATCAAAGCCATCCAGGTGTGGCGATTGGAAGATTCAGGAGATAATCAAACCATTGTATCTACAGAAGAATCACTCCAGGGCTTTCTCACCCTCTTTTTCAGCCATCAGAAGTTGCACACCACGCTGCTCAAGTGGCTGGAGCGACTCAAGCAACGTGTTGAACAATAA
- a CDS encoding M14 family metallopeptidase — protein sequence MKKYIVVLLALGSMLGGHSQLKSPASFLGYEPGEQFSRHHQVVDYFQHVAEVSPQVVLQQYGESYEKRPLYLVFVSTKENLDKLETIRTDNLKRAGLLNGSPELSISVVWLSYNVHGNESVSTEAALTTLYELVRSGSDKAEWLENTLIVMDPCVNPDGRERYVNFYWQYANQPYNANPDSWEHHESWPGGRANHYLFDLNRDWAWQTQVESQQRMAVYNQWLPQIHVDFHEQGINEPYYFAPAAEPFHELITDWQRDFQTQIGKNHSKYFDANNWFYFTKQYFDLLYPSYGDTYPIYNGAIGMTYEQGGSGRAGLGVIKEEGDTLTLKDRIAHHYTTGLSTIEITSRNNEKVLSEFTKFFKQKAPSNYKSYVLKYDGNQGKFDALKGWLDTQGIRYGSASVSKPLSGYHYGSGKTKSFSIVAEDIVISTDQPKSVLTSVLFEPKTKLSDSLTYDITAWAVPYAYGVEAYATSAVLSVGASKTTSSELIQLSPAYGYIFKWENMQDARLLTAMLKEKVQVRFTTQPIQLEDKVFNQGSFLVTQRDNAKIRDFTNFVSNLSTQYGRQATPIASGFVSAGPDIGSADVRFLRAPEVALIGGPGTSSLDFGATWHFFEQELRYPVTTLSTEYFDRVDLSQYDVLIMQNGWYSDFGANTMNKISDWVADGGTLIAVQGALNKLADSDYSGLSAFNSEAEKGAFEDKDDLVKEELKLVPHADRERYDIREYVAGAVFKVHLDKTHPLAFGYGDSYFSLKTSASRYGYLSSGNVGVIKSPEDHLSGFAGQLVRSRVGSSLVFGVESIGAGHMIYMADNPLFRSFWQNGKLLFTNAIFYVGN from the coding sequence ATGAAAAAATATATAGTAGTACTTCTGGCTTTAGGTAGTATGCTTGGCGGCCATAGTCAGTTGAAATCTCCAGCCAGCTTTTTGGGCTATGAGCCGGGAGAGCAGTTTAGTCGGCATCATCAGGTGGTGGACTACTTTCAGCATGTAGCCGAGGTTTCACCTCAGGTAGTGCTTCAGCAGTACGGCGAGTCTTATGAAAAGCGTCCTCTATATCTGGTCTTTGTGTCCACCAAAGAAAACCTGGACAAGCTGGAAACCATTCGCACAGATAACCTCAAACGTGCAGGATTATTGAATGGCTCTCCTGAGTTGTCCATCAGCGTGGTTTGGCTCAGTTACAATGTGCATGGAAATGAATCAGTATCAACAGAAGCGGCCCTGACTACCTTGTATGAATTGGTGAGAAGTGGCTCTGATAAGGCTGAATGGCTCGAAAATACGCTCATCGTCATGGACCCGTGCGTGAATCCTGATGGCAGGGAACGCTATGTGAATTTTTACTGGCAATACGCCAATCAGCCCTACAATGCCAACCCAGACTCCTGGGAGCATCATGAGTCATGGCCTGGGGGTAGAGCCAATCATTACCTGTTTGACCTGAACCGGGATTGGGCCTGGCAGACACAGGTGGAAAGTCAGCAGCGAATGGCCGTCTATAATCAATGGCTTCCCCAGATTCATGTGGATTTTCATGAGCAGGGAATCAATGAGCCCTATTATTTTGCTCCAGCGGCAGAGCCCTTTCATGAGCTGATTACCGACTGGCAGCGTGATTTTCAGACGCAGATCGGTAAAAATCACTCAAAGTATTTTGATGCCAACAACTGGTTCTACTTCACCAAGCAGTATTTTGATTTGCTCTACCCGAGCTATGGCGACACCTATCCGATTTACAACGGTGCCATTGGGATGACCTACGAGCAGGGTGGCTCTGGAAGGGCCGGCCTTGGTGTGATCAAAGAAGAGGGAGATACACTCACACTGAAAGACCGCATAGCTCATCATTATACCACGGGATTGTCTACTATAGAGATTACCTCCAGGAATAATGAAAAGGTGCTCAGTGAGTTCACGAAGTTTTTCAAGCAAAAAGCCCCTTCAAATTATAAGAGTTATGTCCTGAAGTATGACGGTAACCAGGGAAAGTTTGATGCCCTTAAGGGATGGTTAGACACGCAAGGGATCCGCTATGGGTCTGCCAGTGTTTCTAAACCACTCAGTGGCTATCATTATGGTTCTGGGAAAACAAAGAGCTTTTCTATCGTGGCTGAGGATATCGTGATCTCTACGGATCAGCCCAAGTCGGTTCTTACCTCTGTCTTGTTTGAGCCGAAAACTAAACTCTCCGATTCACTTACCTATGACATTACAGCCTGGGCAGTGCCTTACGCTTATGGGGTGGAGGCCTATGCCACGAGTGCGGTGCTTTCGGTGGGTGCCAGCAAGACCACATCTTCAGAGCTCATACAGCTTTCTCCGGCTTACGGATATATTTTTAAATGGGAGAATATGCAGGATGCCCGATTGCTGACAGCCATGCTGAAGGAGAAGGTGCAGGTACGTTTCACTACTCAACCCATCCAGTTGGAGGACAAAGTCTTTAATCAGGGTTCTTTTCTGGTTACTCAACGCGACAATGCCAAAATCCGTGATTTTACTAATTTCGTGAGCAACCTGAGCACTCAGTACGGACGTCAGGCTACTCCGATTGCTTCCGGGTTTGTATCTGCAGGACCAGATATTGGGTCTGCTGATGTTCGGTTTCTTCGGGCACCAGAAGTGGCTCTGATCGGTGGGCCTGGGACGTCCTCACTTGATTTCGGCGCTACCTGGCATTTTTTCGAGCAGGAGCTGAGGTATCCCGTCACCACACTTTCTACTGAATATTTCGATCGAGTGGATTTGAGCCAATATGATGTGCTCATCATGCAAAATGGTTGGTACAGCGATTTTGGAGCTAATACTATGAACAAAATAAGTGACTGGGTGGCTGATGGAGGTACGTTGATTGCCGTGCAGGGCGCACTGAATAAGTTAGCAGACAGTGATTACAGCGGTTTGAGTGCCTTCAATTCAGAAGCAGAGAAAGGGGCATTTGAGGATAAGGATGATTTGGTAAAAGAAGAATTGAAACTGGTGCCTCATGCAGACAGAGAACGCTATGATATCCGCGAGTATGTCGCGGGTGCTGTATTTAAGGTCCATCTGGATAAAACCCACCCTTTGGCTTTTGGGTATGGTGATTCATATTTTTCACTGAAAACCTCAGCCTCCCGATACGGCTATTTATCCTCTGGCAATGTAGGAGTCATCAAGTCTCCGGAAGATCATTTGAGCGGTTTTGCAGGTCAATTGGTCAGGAGCAGGGTGGGGAGCTCATTGGTATTTGGGGTAGAGTCTATCGGTGCAGGACACATGATCTATATGGCCGACAATCCATTATTCAGATCTTTTTGGCAAAACGGGAAGTTGCTTTTTACCAACGCCATATTCTATGTTGGAAATTAG
- a CDS encoding sulfotransferase encodes MNTWWKANITSPVINRLGRVRERNHFTRPPIFIGGCGRSGTSLLLSMLSAHPGIFAFAKELDAFTEWHQGSTGLVPTRVDRLYRAILTNKIPQQCHRWCEKRPANVRFIPEILEYFGPDARFIHIVRDPRAVCTSIHPEKPDEYWIPIDRYITDVSAGEAMYDHHQVFTLKYEDLVTDYLGQMRKLCDFIEEPMSEEMWRWYDHATVRDNRAWFDGVQEVHSQGLEKWKDHSHHKRVKEITMNAEIRRLMDYFEYVI; translated from the coding sequence ATGAACACCTGGTGGAAAGCCAATATTACCAGCCCGGTGATCAATCGGCTGGGACGGGTCAGGGAACGGAATCACTTCACCAGACCTCCCATATTTATTGGTGGCTGCGGGCGGTCCGGTACCAGTTTGTTACTTTCCATGCTCTCTGCGCATCCAGGTATTTTTGCTTTTGCTAAAGAACTGGATGCTTTTACAGAATGGCATCAGGGGAGCACAGGACTGGTTCCCACACGCGTTGATCGACTTTACAGGGCCATTCTAACCAATAAAATCCCACAACAGTGTCATCGCTGGTGTGAGAAGCGCCCGGCGAATGTCCGGTTTATTCCTGAAATACTGGAATACTTTGGGCCGGATGCCCGGTTTATCCATATAGTACGTGATCCACGTGCTGTCTGCACTTCCATTCATCCCGAAAAACCCGATGAGTACTGGATTCCAATTGATCGGTACATCACCGATGTTTCGGCAGGAGAGGCCATGTATGACCATCACCAGGTGTTTACGCTTAAGTATGAGGATTTAGTGACGGACTATTTGGGTCAAATGAGAAAGCTTTGTGATTTCATAGAAGAGCCCATGAGTGAGGAAATGTGGAGATGGTACGACCATGCCACAGTCAGGGATAACCGGGCCTGGTTTGATGGGGTACAGGAGGTTCACAGCCAGGGTTTGGAGAAGTGGAAGGATCATTCCCATCATAAAAGGGTTAAGGAAATCACCATGAATGCTGAAATACGAAGGTTGATGGATTATTTTGAATACGTTATATAA
- the msrA gene encoding peptide-methionine (S)-S-oxide reductase MsrA: MEKITLGSGCFWCTEAVFQRLNGVESAVSGYSGGKTKDPFYKEVTTGRTGHAEVVQVTFDPAVISLEEILEVFWKTHDPTTLNRQGNDVGTQYRSAIFYHDSAQKEVAERLKKALDESGAWGDPIVTEITPFEVFYSAENYHQDYFNENGSQPYCQFVVAPKVKKFKEVFADKLKKD, encoded by the coding sequence ATGGAAAAAATAACGTTAGGTTCAGGGTGTTTCTGGTGTACAGAGGCTGTTTTTCAGCGTCTTAATGGAGTAGAGTCTGCAGTGTCTGGTTATTCCGGAGGGAAGACCAAAGACCCCTTCTATAAAGAAGTGACCACAGGCAGGACCGGCCATGCGGAAGTAGTACAGGTGACCTTTGATCCGGCAGTGATCAGTCTGGAGGAAATTTTGGAAGTGTTTTGGAAGACGCATGACCCCACTACACTCAACAGACAAGGAAATGACGTAGGTACTCAGTACAGATCGGCAATATTTTACCATGATTCGGCACAGAAGGAGGTGGCCGAGCGATTGAAAAAGGCGCTGGATGAATCGGGAGCATGGGGTGACCCGATTGTAACTGAAATTACCCCGTTTGAAGTGTTTTACTCGGCTGAAAATTACCATCAGGATTATTTCAACGAGAACGGTAGCCAGCCATATTGCCAATTTGTAGTGGCTCCCAAGGTGAAGAAATTCAAGGAGGTCTTTGCTGATAAGCTGAAAAAAGATTGA
- a CDS encoding MATE family efflux transporter, giving the protein MKAHKKDLTTGSIPKKLIGLTLPMMMGILSMVAFNLVDTYFVGKLGSLQLAALSFTFPVILVIFSIIQGLGIGATALISRSIGRNDRQKAARETTDSLVLSVLIAGVFIVIGLFTITPTFRLLGASDEILPYVIEYMSIWYLALFFVIIPFVGNSAIRATGDTRTPSLIMIFAVLVNAVLDPLLIFGYGPFPELGMKGAAIATAISRAMTMVLSLWVLARREKLIVKTIPAWKTLLGCWKAILHIGIPSGLSKMIVPITTGVITALLAGYGDFMVAGYGVATRIEFLSMSILFALSASIGPFTGQNFGAYHFDRIRIGVFYANVFSVTWGLGMALILYLLNDPIASIFTDNPEVIRSTKMYLTIVSFSFGFQGIVQVVNSNINTLSKPLAASLIVFVQMLIICIPLLYLLEYSFGVAGIYSAVAITYVTGGLISAFFNRRIVAQMQTDYAET; this is encoded by the coding sequence TTGAAAGCACATAAAAAAGACCTTACCACCGGATCTATTCCTAAGAAATTAATTGGCCTCACTCTGCCCATGATGATGGGAATCCTGAGCATGGTGGCTTTCAATCTCGTGGATACTTATTTTGTAGGAAAGCTTGGGAGCCTGCAGTTGGCAGCACTCAGTTTTACTTTTCCGGTAATCCTGGTGATCTTCAGCATTATTCAAGGTCTGGGCATCGGAGCTACGGCATTGATCTCCAGATCCATCGGCAGGAATGATCGACAAAAAGCCGCCCGCGAAACGACTGATAGCCTGGTGCTTTCGGTATTAATAGCCGGAGTGTTTATTGTCATCGGGCTATTCACCATTACCCCTACCTTCAGGCTGCTGGGAGCCAGTGACGAGATTCTGCCATATGTGATCGAGTACATGTCTATCTGGTACCTGGCTTTGTTCTTCGTGATTATCCCGTTCGTTGGTAACAGTGCTATCCGTGCGACTGGCGATACCCGAACACCCAGTTTGATCATGATTTTTGCGGTACTGGTCAATGCAGTACTTGATCCTCTTCTGATCTTCGGTTATGGTCCCTTCCCGGAGCTGGGGATGAAAGGCGCCGCTATAGCCACCGCCATCTCCCGAGCCATGACCATGGTACTCTCACTTTGGGTGCTGGCCAGGAGAGAAAAGCTGATCGTCAAAACTATCCCTGCCTGGAAGACCCTGCTTGGATGTTGGAAGGCCATCCTCCACATTGGTATTCCTTCAGGCCTGAGTAAAATGATTGTACCGATCACTACAGGCGTGATTACCGCGCTTCTCGCTGGCTATGGGGACTTTATGGTTGCCGGCTATGGAGTGGCTACCAGGATAGAGTTTCTCTCGATGAGCATCCTTTTCGCCCTTTCTGCCTCCATAGGTCCATTTACAGGACAAAACTTTGGTGCTTACCATTTTGACAGAATACGTATTGGTGTTTTTTATGCCAATGTATTTAGTGTGACCTGGGGCTTGGGCATGGCGCTGATCCTGTACCTGCTGAATGATCCTATTGCCAGCATCTTTACCGACAACCCTGAAGTGATCCGATCCACCAAAATGTACCTGACCATCGTATCATTTTCCTTCGGGTTTCAGGGGATTGTACAGGTGGTAAACAGTAATATCAATACCCTCAGCAAACCTCTGGCAGCATCGCTGATCGTATTTGTGCAAATGCTTATTATATGCATTCCATTGCTTTATCTGTTGGAATATTCTTTTGGTGTTGCTGGTATTTACTCTGCCGTAGCCATCACCTATGTTACAGGTGGCCTTATTTCCGCGTTTTTCAACCGAAGAATTGTGGCCCAAATGCAAACTGACTATGCCGAAACATAA
- a CDS encoding LexA family transcriptional regulator, whose amino-acid sequence MSIIAENIKFLRKQAGYTQEQFANQVGIKRSVVGAYEEARAEPRLQTLMSIAEVLNVSTDDLIATDLTTGKGSSPRDKVRILSITVDKEDNENIELVPQKAAAGYMNGYSDPEYISELPKFNLPMLPKNATYRAFEISGDSMLPITSGSIVIGRYLESITEIKNGKTYVLVTDREGVVYKRVFNYIEEKGTLYLVSDNKSYSAYEVDPKEVMEIWEAKAYISIQFPDPEAANELSIDKIAGMVLNLQHDVNEIKKNIG is encoded by the coding sequence GTGAGTATTATCGCTGAAAACATCAAATTTCTTAGAAAGCAAGCCGGGTATACCCAAGAGCAGTTTGCCAATCAGGTGGGCATCAAGCGGTCGGTGGTGGGTGCCTATGAAGAAGCCAGGGCCGAACCCAGGCTTCAGACATTGATGAGCATCGCTGAGGTACTCAATGTGAGCACTGACGATTTGATTGCCACAGACCTGACCACAGGAAAGGGGAGTTCACCTCGGGATAAGGTGAGAATATTGTCAATTACTGTGGACAAGGAGGATAATGAAAATATTGAATTGGTACCCCAAAAGGCAGCTGCCGGCTATATGAATGGATATTCCGATCCTGAATACATTTCGGAACTTCCCAAATTCAACCTTCCAATGCTACCCAAGAATGCAACTTACAGGGCATTTGAGATTTCGGGAGATTCTATGTTGCCCATTACTTCCGGATCCATTGTCATTGGTAGGTACCTTGAAAGCATTACGGAGATCAAAAACGGTAAAACCTATGTGCTGGTGACTGACCGTGAGGGGGTGGTTTATAAACGCGTGTTCAACTATATAGAGGAGAAGGGGACCCTTTACCTGGTTTCTGACAACAAGTCCTATTCAGCATATGAAGTGGATCCAAAAGAAGTAATGGAGATATGGGAAGCCAAGGCGTATATAAGTATACAGTTTCCTGATCCTGAAGCCGCAAATGAACTTTCTATTGACAAAATAGCGGGCATGGTGCTGAACCTTCAGCATGATGTAAATGAGATTAAGAAAAATATCGGATAA